The Ensifer adhaerens genome contains a region encoding:
- a CDS encoding serine hydrolase, producing MRNRFLNWIVLMALGTNAHASPLPAPTDAEIQEILADRIDKQQQSIGIVVGIIDANGRRIIAHGHPAKGDPRPVDGQTVFEIGSVTKVFTALLLADAMEKGTLSLSTPVATLLPESVIMPENKQTPITLGDLATHMSGLPRLPSNLVPADMSNPYAGYDAAKLYAFLSSHKPQRRPGVEHEYSNLGAGLLGHAIALKAGVSYEDLVISRIAVPLGMKDTAITQQPDWAERRATGHDAAMEPVSDWDLDALQGAGALRSTVDDLLLFLEAAMGKTASPLAPAFSALLSTRQPLGNGDRDQQALGWVVSGKGDEQFIWHNGGTGGYRSFVGYRPSTGVGVVALSNASTEVGVDDIGRHLLNRNAPLAPPIVERTAIVIDPARYDVYVGTYRLAPDFELTIFQDGDSLFAQATGQDRLEILPEAEHRFFTKLIDAQISFTLKGDRAESLTLHQGGQSSPAPRVSK from the coding sequence ATGCGGAACCGCTTTCTGAACTGGATCGTCCTCATGGCGCTTGGCACCAACGCTCACGCAAGTCCGCTTCCCGCTCCCACCGACGCAGAAATTCAGGAGATCCTGGCCGACCGGATCGACAAGCAGCAGCAGTCGATCGGCATCGTCGTCGGTATCATCGATGCCAATGGCCGGCGCATCATCGCCCACGGCCATCCGGCCAAAGGTGACCCGCGCCCCGTCGACGGGCAGACCGTGTTCGAGATCGGCTCGGTCACCAAGGTCTTTACCGCGCTGCTGCTGGCCGATGCGATGGAGAAAGGCACACTCAGCCTCAGCACACCCGTCGCCACGCTTCTTCCCGAGAGCGTGATCATGCCCGAGAACAAGCAGACGCCGATCACGCTCGGCGACCTCGCAACGCACATGTCCGGCCTGCCGCGATTGCCCAGCAATCTGGTGCCGGCCGACATGAGCAATCCCTATGCCGGCTACGACGCGGCGAAGCTCTATGCTTTCCTCTCCAGTCACAAGCCGCAGCGCCGCCCCGGCGTCGAGCATGAATACTCCAATCTCGGCGCCGGGCTTCTCGGCCACGCGATCGCCTTGAAGGCCGGGGTCTCCTATGAAGACCTCGTCATCAGCCGTATCGCCGTTCCCCTCGGCATGAAGGACACGGCGATCACGCAGCAGCCCGATTGGGCGGAACGCCGGGCAACGGGCCACGATGCGGCCATGGAGCCGGTGAGCGATTGGGATCTCGACGCGCTGCAGGGTGCAGGCGCCCTGCGCTCGACCGTGGACGATCTCCTGCTTTTCCTTGAGGCGGCCATGGGAAAGACGGCATCGCCGCTCGCTCCCGCCTTCAGCGCGCTGCTGTCGACCCGACAACCGCTCGGCAACGGCGATCGCGACCAGCAGGCGCTCGGCTGGGTCGTCTCTGGCAAGGGCGACGAGCAGTTCATCTGGCACAATGGGGGAACCGGCGGCTATAGATCCTTCGTCGGCTACCGTCCGTCGACGGGTGTCGGCGTCGTCGCTCTCTCCAACGCGTCGACCGAGGTCGGCGTCGACGACATCGGCCGCCATCTGCTCAATCGCAACGCGCCGCTTGCGCCGCCGATCGTCGAGCGTACGGCCATAGTGATCGACCCGGCGCGCTATGATGTCTATGTCGGCACCTACAGGCTGGCGCCCGACTTCGAACTCACGATCTTTCAGGATGGCGATAGCCTGTTTGCCCAGGCGACCGGGCAGGACCGGCTCGAAATCCTTCCGGAGGCCGAGCACCGCTTCTTTACGAAGCTCATCGATGCCCAGATCAGCTTCACGCTCAAAGGCGACCGAGCCGAAAGCCTGACCTTGCACCAGGGTGGGCAGAGCAGCCCTGCGCCTCGGGTCTCGAAATGA
- a CDS encoding LysR family transcriptional regulator, with product MMKIEGIAAFVAVAEAGSISEAARRLRLSKSVVSERVAELERGLNATLLHRTTRKLTLTEDGIAFRERAIRIVSEVQAAASDLAERRGLLTGPLRIAAPVSFGRRHLGPALYPFLAQHPEIELTLDLDDRRVDAASEGYDAIVRHGAIADSRLVVWKLARSRRLLVAAPDYLDRHGTPASLAELEGHRGIFYTNRGAADWRFEGPGGATVVRARLALGMNNGDMLHDAAVAGLGIALLPAFIAGPAVREGQLNEIDVGLSPEPEFIYMAHPEGRRASTKLRAIAQHLKEAFGDPPYWDP from the coding sequence ATGATGAAGATCGAAGGAATAGCTGCCTTTGTCGCCGTGGCCGAAGCCGGCTCGATCAGCGAGGCGGCACGTCGCCTGCGGCTGTCGAAATCCGTCGTCAGCGAAAGAGTGGCAGAACTGGAGCGCGGGCTCAACGCCACGCTTCTCCACCGCACCACACGCAAGCTGACGCTCACCGAGGATGGCATCGCGTTTCGCGAGCGCGCCATCCGGATTGTCAGCGAAGTGCAGGCGGCCGCCAGCGATCTTGCCGAACGCCGCGGGCTGCTGACGGGACCGCTTCGGATCGCGGCCCCCGTCAGCTTCGGCCGAAGGCATCTCGGCCCGGCGCTCTATCCGTTCCTGGCCCAACACCCGGAGATCGAGCTGACGCTTGACCTCGACGACCGACGGGTCGATGCCGCCTCCGAAGGCTACGACGCGATCGTGCGCCATGGCGCGATCGCCGACTCGCGGCTGGTCGTGTGGAAACTTGCGAGAAGCCGGCGCCTGCTGGTCGCCGCGCCCGACTATCTCGACCGGCACGGCACGCCCGCGTCGCTCGCCGAACTCGAGGGCCATCGCGGCATCTTCTACACCAACCGGGGTGCTGCCGACTGGCGCTTCGAAGGACCTGGCGGTGCGACAGTCGTACGGGCGCGCCTGGCGCTTGGCATGAACAATGGCGACATGTTGCACGATGCCGCCGTCGCCGGGCTCGGCATCGCGCTGTTGCCCGCCTTCATCGCCGGTCCGGCCGTGCGCGAGGGGCAACTGAACGAGATCGACGTCGGGCTCAGCCCGGAGCCGGAGTTCATCTACATGGCGCATCCAGAGGGCCGGCGCGCCTCCACCAAGCTCAGAGCCATCGCCCAGCACCTGAAGGAAGCCTTCGGCGATCCGCCCTATTGGGATCCGTGA
- a CDS encoding SDR family oxidoreductase, protein MSRLENKTALITGGTSGIGLETARQFIAEGARVAVTGTNPKNIAEARSVLGEAALIIEADAGNVAGQAAVAEKIRAAFGTLDILFINAGIAKLQPIEEWDEASFDRSIAINVKGPYFLIQALLPVFSKRASVVLNTSINAHIGMPTSSVYALTKAGLLSLARTLSGELIGRGIRVNAVSPGPIRTPLHDGHAPTPEQNKQVVDAIAAQIPLGRFGDASEIAKAVVFLASDEATFTVGAELIVDGGMATL, encoded by the coding sequence ATGTCACGTTTGGAGAACAAGACGGCACTCATCACCGGCGGCACCAGCGGCATCGGTCTCGAAACCGCCCGCCAGTTCATTGCCGAAGGCGCACGCGTTGCCGTCACCGGCACCAATCCGAAGAACATCGCCGAAGCCCGATCCGTCCTTGGCGAGGCTGCGCTCATCATCGAGGCCGATGCCGGCAATGTCGCCGGCCAGGCGGCCGTTGCCGAAAAGATCCGTGCCGCCTTCGGCACGCTCGACATCCTGTTCATCAATGCCGGCATCGCCAAGCTGCAGCCGATCGAAGAGTGGGACGAGGCGAGCTTCGACCGGTCGATCGCCATCAACGTCAAGGGCCCGTACTTCCTGATCCAGGCACTGCTGCCCGTGTTCTCCAAGCGCGCCTCGGTCGTGCTCAACACCTCGATCAACGCCCATATCGGCATGCCGACCTCCAGCGTCTATGCGTTGACCAAGGCGGGCCTGCTGTCGCTGGCCCGCACGCTCTCCGGCGAACTCATCGGCCGCGGCATCCGGGTCAATGCCGTCAGCCCCGGCCCAATCCGCACGCCGCTCCATGACGGCCACGCCCCGACGCCCGAACAAAACAAGCAAGTGGTCGATGCGATCGCCGCGCAGATCCCGCTTGGCCGTTTCGGCGATGCGAGCGAGATCGCCAAGGCCGTGGTCTTCCTCGCTTCGGACGAAGCCACCTTTACCGTCGGTGCCGAACTGATCGTCGATGGCGGCATGGCGACGCTTTAG
- a CDS encoding DUF1326 domain-containing protein, translating to MTSVRWMMKGREFIHCNCAYGCPCQFNALPTQGHCSAVGAFEIEEGYHGDTRLDGLRGGLIAAWPGAIHEGRGQVVPIVDSRASDEQRGALLRIMSGEDTEPGATFFQVFATTFETMHDPVFAEIDFEVDVGARTARLNVPGWIAARGEPILNPVTGAAHQARINLPHGFEYDICEVGRGWADTKGPLTLALADSHAHFARMHLTESGVIH from the coding sequence ATGACGAGTGTCAGATGGATGATGAAGGGGCGTGAGTTCATTCATTGCAATTGCGCCTATGGCTGCCCCTGCCAGTTCAACGCTCTGCCGACCCAAGGCCATTGCAGCGCTGTCGGCGCCTTCGAGATCGAGGAAGGCTATCACGGCGACACGCGGCTCGATGGGCTTCGCGGCGGCCTGATCGCCGCGTGGCCGGGCGCGATCCATGAGGGCAGGGGGCAGGTGGTGCCGATCGTCGACAGCCGCGCATCGGACGAACAGCGCGGCGCGCTGCTGCGCATTATGAGTGGCGAGGATACGGAACCCGGCGCGACCTTCTTCCAGGTCTTCGCAACCACCTTCGAAACCATGCACGATCCGGTCTTTGCCGAGATCGATTTCGAGGTTGATGTTGGCGCCCGAACGGCGCGGCTGAACGTGCCGGGCTGGATCGCCGCACGCGGCGAGCCGATCCTCAATCCCGTGACCGGCGCCGCCCATCAGGCGCGCATCAATCTCCCCCATGGCTTCGAATACGACATTTGCGAAGTCGGGCGCGGATGGGCCGATACGAAAGGGCCGCTGACTTTGGCGCTTGCGGATTCGCATGCCCATTTCGCCCGGATGCATTTGACCGAAAGCGGCGTGATCCACTGA
- a CDS encoding DUF2182 domain-containing protein — protein MGDTALETLLRRDRVIVVAALVTLTAISWLYILWLASAMDMARPPAPSASMDMGSGMDMDMPMDMPADKPMTMGAQQGAMASMAGAVAAPWSATTFAYALVMWAVMMVGMMVPSATPMILLYARVGRKAAQQGKPFAATGFFAAGYLSAWILFALVAVLGQWLLDRALLLTPALASASAVLSGIVLIAVGLFQFTPLKDRCLSQCQAPLLFIQSHGGFRREAGGAFGLGVRHGLYCVGCCWALMALLFVGGVMNVLWIAAIAIFVLAEKVVPGGRILSRIAGVALVLAGLWQLMALL, from the coding sequence ATGGGAGACACGGCGCTCGAAACCCTGCTTAGACGTGACCGCGTCATCGTCGTGGCGGCGCTGGTCACCCTGACGGCGATCAGCTGGCTCTACATCCTGTGGCTGGCGTCGGCCATGGACATGGCTCGTCCCCCGGCTCCTTCAGCCAGCATGGATATGGGCTCCGGCATGGACATGGATATGCCCATGGACATGCCGGCGGACAAGCCCATGACCATGGGGGCACAGCAGGGCGCCATGGCATCGATGGCGGGCGCGGTTGCCGCTCCCTGGTCCGCCACGACCTTCGCCTATGCCCTCGTCATGTGGGCCGTAATGATGGTCGGCATGATGGTGCCGTCGGCGACGCCGATGATCCTGCTCTATGCCCGTGTCGGCCGCAAGGCCGCCCAACAGGGCAAGCCCTTTGCCGCCACCGGTTTCTTTGCCGCCGGCTATCTGTCGGCCTGGATCCTGTTCGCGCTCGTCGCCGTTCTCGGGCAATGGCTGCTCGATCGCGCCCTGTTGCTCACGCCGGCGCTTGCAAGCGCCAGTGCGGTCCTCAGCGGCATCGTGCTGATTGCTGTCGGCCTGTTCCAGTTCACGCCGCTCAAGGATCGCTGTCTCAGCCAATGCCAGGCGCCGCTGCTTTTCATCCAGTCCCACGGCGGCTTTCGTCGGGAAGCGGGCGGTGCCTTCGGCCTCGGTGTGCGGCACGGGCTCTATTGCGTCGGCTGCTGCTGGGCGCTGATGGCGCTGCTGTTCGTCGGCGGGGTGATGAACGTGCTGTGGATCGCCGCGATCGCCATCTTCGTTCTGGCGGAGAAGGTCGTGCCCGGCGGCAGGATCCTGTCTCGCATCGCTGGGGTAGCGCTCGTTTTGGCCGGGCTGTGGCAGCTCATGGCCCTGCTCTGA